In the Plasmodium gaboni strain SY75 chromosome 13, whole genome shotgun sequence genome, TGTGAGTAATCTAAAGAATTGTATGAATTAGCTTGTGCATAATCTGCTTTTTCATATGATTGCATTAATTTATGTATTTCGATTTTCCCctcattattatttagGGTTTGATAATTGGTACCTTGCATATCtcctttattattatcattatcattatcatttttattagttttattattattatcattatcatttttattagttttattattattatcatcatcatttttattagttttattattattatcatcatcatttttattagttttattaatattaatttcaGAATTTTCATtgttattatcatcattgatggtcatcatcatcatagtattattatttgttaaGTTTCCATCGTTTAAGGTTTTTCCATTTTGATCATCCgtttcattattatttatggtgttatctttttcattatttatacagGGTGTATTcataaatgaattatttgTTGTATTATCTGTATCTTTTGAAATAAGGTCACTTTGAAAACTTGTAAcaatatcattattattattattattatcattattttgCACTGTGTGAACTGTTGTTAATTTTTGCTTATCCTCCTTAGTACCATAAATATCCGTTTGACCACATTTTTTACTATaccttttatttttattttttaatcttttttcttcctttttattataaagGCGTAgcatttttttcataaaatcAATACTTCCTGAAGGGTCCACAATACAATCATGTTTTGATTGAATAACCATAATATCGGTATCACTTTCTTCtacatattttaatgtGTGATATTTTAAACAATTATCAGCTGCACTTACACATTCAGCTGCTATTTTAATGTTTAGAGGCCCACAATATTGAAAAGGATCAATTTCAGAATCATGTTTTATCCATGCATATTTTGCATTACTTTCTTTTACATTAACTTTTAAAAGAGGAAAGAAAAATTTTAGAAATTTTGTTGCAGAAATTAAAAGTTTATTAGatattttacttttttgTTTTCCTAAGCTAATCATTGGAGATACAAGTATTAAACATTTTACATATGATTTCcattctttatttaatcTATTAATAGTTTCTAATGTTCTTAATGCTATACAACCACCCATAGATAATCccattattattataggtttcatttcatttttttctttccattcatttataaatatttctaatGCTTGTATTGCATCTGATATAAAATGTTCAAAATCTTCAACAAAACATCGTTGATTTCTTGATCCTTCTGATAATCCATGTGATTGATTATCAATACcgaaaaaagaaaaattattttcatttaatttttctatccaactatttttatatgataaagTACGTTCTCCACAATTACAATAATTACAAACAACTCCACATATAGAGCAATAATAAACTGTTTTGTCATTACATCCATcgtaataataattattattattattaatactATTTTTGctattattactatttttactattattactatttttactattattactattattgttactattactactattataattctcatctattaataatacattatCATCATCTACCATCATATCATCATCACTATTCATTTCATTATCTGAACCTGTTCCTAATcttttatcattatttaaacCATTTGgattttcattataatttgACATACAAGAAGAACATGATAAAAATTTCGTCAATTTCTTTTCTAATGTTTTTTTATCCATTAATTCGGATGAACTACATGATAAGGATGATGTCGTTTCATATATATCTCCTTCGTTTAATACAGATTTCTCAGTCTCATTATTCATAGAATATGATCCTttactttttattaaactgttttttcttaaattttcatattcCATATTATTGTTATCATTTCCTTTATTTCTTAATAATGTGGATGgatatttttctatatttatatttagTTCGCTCTTTTCTTCTATGCTCTTACATTTTTCATGAGCTATCTCTATGTGCTTATTAATATCTACACCTACATTATCTTCATGCTGTTCATCACTAATTGTATTTGTTACATTATCTTTAATGATAGAATCATCATTATTGTTTCCAGACTCCTTCAATTCGTTTGTATAATTATCTAAATCGTGGTTATTCTCATTACtcacattattattattatcatcactgggttcattattattattattattattattatcatcactgggtttattattattatcttcactcactttattattattattattatcttcactcactttattattattattattatcatcactcagtttattattattattatcatcactcagtttattattattattatcttcactcagtttattattattattatcttcactcagtttattattattattatcatcactGGGTTTACTATTATCTTCACTCGGTTTATCATTATCTTCACTCggtttattattattattattattttcactcggtttactattattattattattatcttcatcCCTTTTTTGAACCCACATAGGACGGCcataataattcaaatattCATTCCTCAAATGAGATGTGATACCATGTAAGGCAAAAACATATGCTTTCGGATTTTCTGCTTTCCAAGAATATCTAGctatttttaatttatgtttatttgtaaaaaattGAATTTCTGGATTTCCatcatcatatattatataatcatctttcttatatttttcttcatttaaCTTATTCTTAAATTTTGTTTCTGCATTTTGGATCTCtgttttattttcttcattcaaataatatttcttattatcATTCCTATTCAACCTTTTTATAACatcaataaaataattcttatttgtattatcttcatcattACATGTATCTTTTGCCgatatattttctttacCTTTTCCTAGAGCCATTTGATAGAGCTTATACACgcatatataaaattaaaatacacaagattttttcttattaatttttttttctccttttataaaatttaaataaattaataaaacCTTTATACACtgtattataatatatatatatataattatgtgTGGGTGCATATATgtatcatatatatataatttacCAATACATGACAAtatttaacatataaattatatataatgtcGTATGTATATCGTCaatatactttttttttaacttgtacttttaaaatataaatcaaaaaaaaaaatttaaagaGAAAGACAAATATTACATgtacaaaatatattacatatatatatacacatgtcagttaaaaaataaatcttatttttttatttttcttttttatacaaaataaaatgttcatgtgtatatatatataatattaaaataaaaatatatatatgctttatattatataaaaatattatatattatatatatatatatataaacactaataaagatgaattatagtatttttaaagtatatattatattttaaattttccatatttataattttatttttttactttatatatatatagatatatatagatatagatataaatatataatatataatattattccAATTATCCAACACATAGAATGTATTATCctaataattttttttttttctttcaaaagaaaatttacaaatttccaaaaataaaatatatatataaattacaataataaaatgtaatataatatatacatttttagTAGGTAAGAAATtacttttaaaataaagcaataaaaaattatatgatttCAAATAAAGCTTAAACCAAAcaaaaaaacaaacaaataAACAAACAATAAATTTACAcgtatatatatatgtatatattatatattggtatatatttttaaaataatattccaaaaaaaagctcaaaaaaaaagctcaaaaaaaaataaataaaaaaaaaaattatgaatataaaggagaatataattttttcattgtTAATTTGGAAGATACTATatactattatatatacatgaTAAAATGGAGAAtcctaaaaaaaaattcacATACAAGAAATTTACaaagaaaatgaaattatatatatatataaattaaaataataaatctttctatatatatatatatatatatatatatattaatattacagttctttttctttccttttctattttttaatatatatatatatttatacacttaaaaatgttataatCTACTTTTTACTTTTTCCGATGTTTAAACatgtaaaataaatattatgggaaaataagatatatataaatatatgtgttaatattattcctattttattttaattttacaaatataaaaataaactaATTTTAAAcgttatattatataatactattaatatatttatattttttatatttataaatttaataacTTGTACCacttattatatatatatatttaatatgaagaaatatatttttattaactcgagaaaataaatatacttATTCTAATATTTggattatattttttttaaaatataaaaaaattaagttcataattatattttaataaatacCCTGTTGTgtaccttttttttttttttttttttttttttttttatggtttactttatatatttatataaaaaaatacttaatacttttaaaataaagttctatttaaattatactaaaatttttttattaaaataaagttataaaattatagttgtatatgttatatatatatatatatatattaataataaatttaatttttttttttttttttttatccttttctattttctatatatatttggtttggttgtttatt is a window encoding:
- a CDS encoding putative alpha/beta-hydrolase, yielding MALGKGKENISAKDTCNDEDNTNKNYFIDVIKRLNRNDNKKYYLNEENKTEIQNAETKFKNKLNEEKYKKDDYIIYDDGNPEIQFFTNKHKLKIARYSWKAENPKAYVFALHGITSHLRNEYLNYYGRPMWVQKRDEDNNNNNSKPSENNNNNNKPSEDNDKPSEDNSKPSDDNNNNKLSEDNNNNKLSEDNNNNKLSDDNNNNKLSDDNNNNNKVSEDNNNNNKVSEDNNNKPSDDNNNNNNNNEPSDDNNNNVSNENNHDLDNYTNELKESGNNNDDSIIKDNVTNTISDEQHEDNVGVDINKHIEIAHEKCKSIEEKSELNINIEKYPSTLLRNKGNDNNNMEYENLRKNSLIKSKGSYSMNNETEKSVLNEGDIYETTSSLSCSSSELMDKKTLEKKLTKFLSCSSCMSNYNENPNGLNNDKRLGTGSDNEMNSDDDMMVDDDNVLLIDENYNSSNSNNNSNNSKNSNNSKNSNNSKNSINNNNNYYYDGCNDKTVYYCSICGVVCNYCNCGERTLSYKNSWIEKLNENNFSFFGIDNQSHGLSEGSRNQRCFVEDFEHFISDAIQALEIFINEWKEKNEMKPIIIMGLSMGGCIALRTLETINRLNKEWKSYVKCLILVSPMISLGKQKSKISNKLLISATKFLKFFFPLLKVNVKESNAKYAWIKHDSEIDPFQYCGPLNIKIAAECVSAADNCLKYHTLKYVEESDTDIMVIQSKHDCIVDPSGSIDFMKKMLRLYNKKEEKRLKNKNKRYSKKCGQTDIYGTKEDKQKLTTVHTVQNNDNNNNNNDIVTSFQSDLISKDTDNTTNNSFMNTPCINNEKDNTINNNETDDQNGKTLNDGNLTNNNTMMMMTINDDNNNENSEININKTNKNDDDNNNKTNKNDDDNNNKTNKNDNDNNNKTNKNDNDNDNNKGDMQGTNYQTLNNNEGKIEIHKLMQSYEKADYAQANSYNSLDYSHQTSSKFFENSYIKLSKINIFKNEKELWNPFDHGHYKNFILKKNNKNCQLTKEQDKYKKLSIYILKYGCHTLPGEPDTKSSANILVNWLNNIFQ